A stretch of Lutra lutra chromosome 9, mLutLut1.2, whole genome shotgun sequence DNA encodes these proteins:
- the LOC125109326 gene encoding tetratricopeptide repeat protein 9C-like, whose amino-acid sequence MEKRLQEAQLYKEKGNQRYREGKYRDAVSRYHRALLQLRGLDPNLPSPIPNLGPQGPALTPEQENILQTTQTDCYNNLAACLLQMEPVNYERVKEYSQEVLERQPDNAKALYRAGVAFFHLQDYDQAQQYLLAAVNRQPKDANVRRYLQLTQSELSSYHQKERQLYLGMFG is encoded by the coding sequence ATGGAGAAGCGCCTGCAGGAGGCTCAGCTGTACAAGGAGAAAGGGAACCAGCGTTACCGAGAAGGGAAGTACCGAGATGCTGTAAGTAGGTACCATCGAGCTCTGCTTCAGCTGCGGGGTCTGGATCCAAATCTGCCCTCCCCGATACCCAATCTAGGACCTCAGGGCCCGGCCCTCACACCTGAGCAGGAGAACATACTGCAGACCACGCAGACAGACTGCTACAACAATCTAGCTGCCTGTCTCCTTCAGATGGAGCCAGTGAACTATGAACGAGTGAAAGAATACAGTCAGGAAGTCCTGGAACGACAACCCGATAATGCCAAGGCCTTGTATCGGGCTGGAGTGGCCTTTTTCCATCTGCAGGACTACGACCAGGCTCAGCAGTACCTCCTGGCTGCTGTCAACAGGCAGCCAAAAGATGCCAATGTCCGACGGTACCTCCAGCTAACACAGTCGGAACTCAGTAGCTACCATCAGAAGGAGAGACAGCTCTACCTGGGCATGTTTGgttaa